DNA sequence from the Ischnura elegans chromosome 8, ioIscEleg1.1, whole genome shotgun sequence genome:
GCAATGGGCTAACAGCGGCCTTATTGGGCTTTATTGTAGGCAGATTCATTCTAGTTTTGCACGAGTATCCAATGAGAATCCAGTAGAATTGGCATTGAAAAGTTGTGCAACATTAAATTAAATCTAGAATTCACCGTAAATTATGTTATCTTCTTCGTAACTGATTTCGTGGTATAACGGAATGGTTTTACGGCTGATAGATGCGTCCAAGGTAAATTCTGACTGAGCCTTAGCGTTTGCACTCGCCAAGTTTTCAAAAGTGCCTTCGTTATTGGTTGATTTGTAGATTCCTTTTGCCTCCAGCTCCACCATTTCATGGCTCAGTTCTGATTCAAGTGCTTTCATCGCACATGCTTCCTTCGTGTCTGCGTCACCAGTGTCTACTCTTCGATTGTCTGCTCTCTGAGTGTCTGAGGATCCCGGGCTACGATTCTTGCGCCTCCATTTC
Encoded proteins:
- the LOC124164302 gene encoding uncharacterized protein LOC124164302, with the translated sequence MKLGEERLSINEVLKAEKRKGLRIMYAVAPPVPSPLARRSEINMSISPSHWLIEKISVTQDPSGAEKDIGIACGVIILLIAVIAVAIKKWRRKNRSPGSSDTQRADNRRVDTGDADTKEACAMKALESELSHEMVELEAKGIYKSTNNEGTFENLASANAKAQSEFTLDASISRKTIPLYHEISYEEDNIIYGEF